The following proteins are co-located in the Flectobacillus major DSM 103 genome:
- the purU gene encoding formyltetrahydrofolate deformylase, protein MTDYILRIDCPDEKGLVHKITGVLFFNNLNVERTDEFVETEKNQFFMRVAFSGNCDPEKIEDGLRGILPNSANINLSKKEIKDVVILVTKEHHCISDLLARNEFKDLPINILAVIGNHDILRSLTERFNIPFHYIPAKGTDDAARLEHEAQIHEVLLQYSFDYLVLAKFMRVLTPDFTKRYAGKTINIHHSFLPAFIGANPYRQAYERGVKIIGATAHFVTDDLDEGPIIFQDVISVNHTKTAVEMAAAGRDVEKIVLAKALKLVLEDRVFIAGNKTVIFE, encoded by the coding sequence ATGACCGATTATATACTTAGAATTGATTGTCCTGACGAAAAAGGACTTGTGCATAAGATTACAGGCGTTTTGTTTTTCAATAACCTGAATGTAGAACGCACCGACGAATTTGTGGAAACCGAAAAAAATCAATTCTTTATGCGAGTAGCTTTTTCGGGAAACTGCGACCCCGAAAAAATTGAAGATGGATTAAGAGGTATTTTGCCCAATAGTGCCAATATTAACTTGTCGAAAAAAGAGATTAAAGACGTTGTTATATTGGTAACCAAAGAACACCACTGTATCAGTGATTTATTGGCAAGGAATGAATTCAAAGACCTGCCTATCAATATTTTAGCTGTAATAGGCAATCACGATATTTTGCGTTCGCTTACCGAGCGTTTCAATATTCCGTTCCATTACATTCCTGCCAAAGGCACCGACGATGCCGCTCGTTTAGAACACGAAGCCCAGATTCATGAGGTGTTATTGCAATATTCATTTGATTATTTGGTATTGGCCAAATTTATGCGTGTTCTTACGCCCGATTTTACCAAACGCTACGCTGGCAAGACAATCAACATTCATCACTCTTTTTTACCAGCCTTTATTGGGGCTAATCCTTACCGACAAGCCTACGAACGTGGCGTAAAAATTATTGGTGCTACGGCCCACTTCGTTACCGACGATTTGGACGAAGGACCGATCATTTTCCAAGATGTTATTAGTGTAAACCATACCAAAACAGCCGTAGAAATGGCAGCAGCTGGTAGAGACGTTGAAAAAATCGTTTTGGCCAAGGCCCTCAAACTGGTACTTGAAGATCGTGTATTTATTGCAGGCAACAAAACCGTAATTTTTGAATAG
- the ffh gene encoding signal recognition particle protein codes for MFENLSNKLNTAMRTLKGKGRITDVNVAATIKEIRRALMDADVNYKVAKEITDRIKEEAMGQKILIAVDPGQMLVKIVHDELVKLMGSQVQGINLKSDPSVILIAGLQGSGKTTFSGKLAQYLKKSGRNVLLVACDIYRPAAIDQLKVLGEQVGVEVYAEPENKNAVDIAQNALAYGRKLGKKVIIVDTAGRLAVDEAMMNEIAAVKDAIKPSEILFVVDSMTGQDAVNTAKTFNERLDFDGVVLTKLDGDARGGAALSIRHVVEKPIKFISTGEKMDALDQFYPDRMASRILGMGDVLSLVERAQNAFDEEEAERINKKIRQNQFSFEDFYSQLQQIKKMGNIKDLMGMIPGMGQAVKDVDISNDSFKPIEAIIQSMTPKERQKPELLDMSRKKRIALGSGTSVQQINNLLKQFDDMRKMMKMMNRVQDGKMKLPNFPKR; via the coding sequence ATGTTTGAGAATTTAAGTAATAAACTCAATACCGCTATGCGTACCCTCAAGGGTAAGGGACGCATCACGGACGTTAACGTAGCTGCCACAATCAAAGAAATTCGTCGTGCATTGATGGATGCCGACGTAAACTATAAGGTTGCCAAAGAAATTACCGACCGTATCAAGGAAGAAGCAATGGGACAAAAAATCTTGATTGCTGTAGACCCAGGTCAAATGTTGGTTAAAATTGTACACGACGAACTTGTCAAACTGATGGGGTCGCAGGTACAAGGCATCAACCTCAAGTCGGACCCTTCGGTGATATTGATTGCGGGTTTGCAAGGTTCTGGTAAAACTACTTTCTCAGGAAAATTAGCTCAGTATCTCAAAAAATCTGGTCGTAATGTATTATTGGTTGCCTGCGATATTTATCGTCCTGCGGCAATCGACCAGCTAAAAGTACTAGGCGAGCAGGTTGGTGTAGAAGTATATGCCGAGCCAGAAAACAAAAATGCAGTAGATATAGCCCAAAACGCCCTTGCTTATGGCCGCAAGTTGGGTAAAAAAGTAATCATTGTCGATACTGCGGGTCGTTTGGCTGTAGATGAGGCCATGATGAACGAAATTGCTGCTGTAAAAGATGCTATCAAGCCTTCCGAAATTTTGTTTGTTGTAGACTCGATGACGGGGCAAGATGCCGTAAATACAGCCAAAACGTTCAACGAACGTTTGGATTTTGATGGCGTTGTTTTAACCAAGTTGGATGGTGATGCCCGTGGTGGTGCGGCTCTTTCGATTCGTCACGTTGTAGAAAAACCCATTAAGTTTATTTCGACTGGTGAAAAAATGGATGCCCTCGACCAATTCTACCCTGACCGTATGGCCAGTCGTATTTTGGGTATGGGTGACGTACTTTCGTTGGTAGAACGTGCTCAGAATGCTTTTGATGAGGAAGAAGCTGAACGTATCAACAAAAAGATTCGTCAAAACCAGTTTAGCTTTGAAGACTTCTATTCGCAATTACAGCAGATCAAAAAGATGGGTAACATCAAAGATTTAATGGGTATGATTCCGGGTATGGGACAAGCCGTAAAGGATGTTGATATTTCTAACGACTCTTTCAAGCCTATCGAAGCTATCATCCAATCAATGACTCCGAAAGAACGCCAAAAACCAGAGTTATTAGATATGTCTCGTAAGAAACGTATTGCTTTGGGGTCGGGTACATCGGTACAACAAATCAACAATTTGTTGAAACAATTTGACGATATGCGTAAAATGATGAAGATGATGAACCGTGTACAAGACGGCAAAATGAAGCTTCCTAATTTTCCAAAAAGATAA
- a CDS encoding Crp/Fnr family transcriptional regulator, which yields MHTFDAINLSVSKYVSFLADELATFNQILGYKKVPKRTFLLKAQEVCNIEAFILKGCVRTYYLDENGAEVILQFAIEGWWVSDIASFHEQTPSKIFIETLEETELLFLNPQSKEELLSKVPKFERVFRLLVQRNLSVTQNRLFKTISKPALEKYLDFLERYPSIPQRVPQHYIASYLGISAEFLSKVRAKLAKK from the coding sequence ATGCACACTTTCGACGCAATCAATTTATCGGTATCTAAATATGTAAGTTTTTTGGCCGACGAGTTGGCTACTTTCAATCAGATTTTAGGATATAAAAAAGTGCCTAAAAGAACCTTTTTGCTCAAAGCCCAAGAGGTTTGTAATATTGAGGCGTTTATTTTGAAAGGATGTGTCAGAACCTATTATTTAGATGAAAATGGGGCGGAGGTTATCTTACAGTTTGCCATAGAAGGCTGGTGGGTAAGCGATATTGCCAGTTTTCATGAACAAACCCCAAGCAAAATATTTATTGAAACACTAGAAGAAACAGAGCTATTATTCCTGAATCCTCAGAGCAAGGAAGAGTTGTTGAGTAAAGTACCCAAATTTGAGCGGGTATTCCGTTTGTTGGTACAGCGTAATTTGTCGGTTACCCAAAACCGATTGTTTAAAACTATTTCAAAACCTGCTTTAGAAAAATATTTAGATTTTTTGGAGCGGTATCCAAGTATTCCACAAAGAGTTCCACAGCATTATATTGCTTCTTATTTAGGTATTTCAGCCGAATTTTTGAGTAAAGTACGTGCCAAATTAGCCAAAAAATAA
- a CDS encoding GNAT family N-acetyltransferase, with protein MDLALSTPQIENISAQQTWPLRQQVMWPHKPLAYVQLPDDEDGLHFGLFVDSQLIVVISLFVHGNTAQFRKFATLTTLQGKGYGSLLLQHLIADCRCRGVKSLWCHARTSALAFYQKFGLEAVGNTFEKDGIEYIKMQVEIEAQ; from the coding sequence ATGGATTTAGCTCTTTCAACACCCCAAATAGAAAATATCTCGGCTCAGCAAACGTGGCCTTTACGCCAGCAAGTTATGTGGCCACACAAGCCCTTGGCGTATGTTCAACTACCCGACGATGAAGATGGTCTGCATTTTGGGCTTTTTGTCGACTCGCAACTTATCGTTGTGATTTCGCTATTTGTACATGGTAATACTGCTCAATTCCGAAAATTTGCTACCCTTACTACTTTACAAGGCAAAGGCTATGGTTCGCTATTGCTACAACACCTTATTGCCGACTGTCGATGTCGGGGAGTCAAAAGCCTATGGTGTCATGCCCGTACTTCGGCATTGGCATTTTACCAAAAATTTGGCCTCGAAGCTGTAGGCAATACCTTTGAAAAAGATGGAATTGAATATATAAAAATGCAGGTAGAAATAGAAGCCCAATAA
- a CDS encoding VOC family protein, producing the protein MKIKEINHVALYVRDLPQTVHFYGNVLELPILPRPNFDFEGAWFALGTTHTLHIIAGRTSEEITGGSRKNHFAVEVESIKDCEEFLRNKGLSFLGPKRRPDGAPQIFLQDPEGYWIEFTSDEFMTT; encoded by the coding sequence ATGAAAATCAAAGAGATCAATCATGTAGCATTGTATGTACGGGATTTGCCTCAAACGGTCCATTTTTATGGCAATGTGTTGGAGCTACCTATATTGCCTCGCCCCAACTTTGACTTTGAGGGAGCTTGGTTTGCTTTGGGTACTACTCATACATTGCATATTATAGCTGGCCGTACTTCCGAAGAAATTACAGGAGGCTCACGCAAAAATCATTTTGCAGTAGAAGTAGAGTCTATTAAAGACTGTGAAGAGTTTCTTCGCAACAAAGGCCTGAGCTTTTTAGGCCCTAAACGCCGCCCCGATGGTGCTCCTCAAATCTTTCTTCAAGACCCTGAAGGCTATTGGATAGAATTTACTTCTGATGAATTTATGACAACGTAG
- a CDS encoding helix-turn-helix domain-containing protein: MKIVLEEFTPDSNSSFRLLLNPRLSHIFYWHFHPEFELVYIEGANGTRHVGEHISRYEYNDLVFIGSNIPHLNFDYMVKTDYEKVVLQVRSDFLGNAFGNVPELSTIFRLFELSKYGIAFGTDTKTHIGKRLKVIAQLPHFEQFLEVLNIFQFLANTNDYTLLHEKPVENQYNKRDQERIKRLYQFIDDNYQRKIELSEVASLSNLSEAAFCRYFKKMTRVTFVEFLNHYRVNQAKNLLLLDKNVTETCFDCGFESMSYFNRTFKKLTGENPLSFKKRYFSGL, from the coding sequence ATGAAGATTGTTTTAGAGGAATTTACGCCCGATTCTAATAGTTCGTTTAGGTTGTTGCTCAATCCTCGTTTGAGCCATATTTTTTATTGGCATTTTCACCCCGAATTTGAATTGGTTTATATAGAAGGAGCAAATGGCACTAGGCACGTTGGCGAGCATATATCACGTTATGAATACAACGACTTGGTATTTATTGGCTCAAATATTCCTCATCTCAACTTCGATTATATGGTAAAGACTGATTATGAGAAGGTTGTACTACAGGTACGTTCTGATTTTTTGGGTAATGCCTTTGGCAATGTGCCAGAATTATCAACCATATTTCGTTTATTCGAGCTGTCGAAATACGGTATTGCCTTTGGTACAGATACCAAAACACATATCGGAAAACGCCTCAAAGTAATTGCTCAATTGCCGCATTTCGAGCAGTTTTTGGAAGTACTAAACATTTTTCAGTTTTTGGCCAATACCAACGACTATACATTGTTGCATGAAAAACCCGTTGAAAATCAATATAATAAACGTGACCAAGAACGAATCAAAAGGCTTTATCAGTTTATAGACGATAACTACCAACGCAAAATAGAGTTGTCGGAGGTAGCTAGTTTGAGTAATTTGAGTGAGGCGGCATTTTGTCGGTATTTCAAAAAAATGACACGGGTTACTTTTGTCGAATTTTTAAATCACTACCGAGTTAACCAAGCCAAAAATCTATTACTTTTAGACAAAAACGTTACGGAAACCTGTTTTGACTGTGGTTTTGAAAGTATGTCGTATTTTAATAGAACTTTTAAAAAGCTCACAGGCGAGAACCCTTTGTCATTTAAAAAACGTTATTTTAGTGGGCTTTAG
- a CDS encoding pirin family protein: MERKDFLRKGLFGTGMLVASTAVGYSLNQHENDELKPLEILGFNHLPNPQTNTMANTILHKAETRGHANHGWLNSYHTFSFANYYNPERMHFGVLRVLNDDHVASGRGFGTHPHDNMEIISIPLEGDLEHKDSMNNVAIIKHGDIQVMSAGTGVYHSEFNRNADKDTKFLQIWIFPNKKNVTPRYDQMTLDVADRHNKLQQILSPNPNDEGVWIHQDAWFHIGNFDKDVVTSYQIKRQGNGVYAFVIRGSFTIAGQTVDTRDGFGIWDTNQFDIKANVADAEILLMDVPMSI; encoded by the coding sequence ATGGAACGCAAAGATTTTCTTCGTAAAGGCTTGTTTGGAACAGGTATGTTGGTAGCCTCTACAGCCGTTGGGTATTCGTTGAATCAACATGAAAACGACGAACTAAAACCTTTAGAAATATTAGGGTTTAATCACCTACCCAATCCTCAAACCAATACAATGGCTAATACAATCCTTCACAAAGCCGAAACCCGTGGTCATGCCAATCATGGATGGCTCAATAGCTACCACACTTTTAGTTTTGCCAATTATTATAATCCTGAAAGAATGCACTTTGGTGTTTTGAGGGTATTGAACGACGACCACGTAGCTTCGGGTAGAGGCTTTGGTACACACCCACACGACAATATGGAAATTATTTCGATTCCATTGGAGGGCGATTTGGAACATAAAGACAGCATGAACAATGTGGCTATTATTAAGCACGGCGATATTCAGGTAATGAGTGCTGGTACGGGTGTGTATCATAGCGAGTTTAATCGAAATGCCGATAAGGATACTAAGTTTTTACAAATCTGGATTTTTCCTAATAAGAAAAATGTAACACCTCGCTACGACCAAATGACATTGGACGTGGCCGACCGCCATAATAAATTACAACAAATTTTATCGCCCAATCCTAACGATGAAGGGGTTTGGATTCATCAAGATGCGTGGTTTCATATCGGAAATTTTGATAAGGATGTTGTCACAAGTTATCAAATCAAGCGTCAAGGCAATGGTGTTTATGCTTTTGTGATAAGAGGTAGCTTTACGATTGCTGGACAAACAGTAGATACTCGTGATGGATTTGGGATTTGGGATACCAACCAGTTTGATATTAAGGCCAATGTGGCCGATGCCGAAATCTTGTTGATGGATGTTCCAATGAGTATTTAG
- a CDS encoding phytanoyl-CoA dioxygenase family protein has product MQMTPTMTPTMMANTAHKDIPGNPSTATSSHISLNDRSNGQPLRVLSEDDWKFWIHNGYIIIKNAISREQAERTATFLWEFEEKDPHNPDTWYTAPRAEMKMKELAGSGMVEVYNHQLLWENRQMQRVYDAFVDVWGTEKLWVTIDRANLNFPMRPNHVFKGFIHWDYDPETRPQNVQGVLALADQTDENMGGFQCIPELFRNYDTWKLTQPEDRDRFKPDTSDFQEKMVKVKLEAGDLLIFNSLQPHGIRPNLTRDKVRIAQYISMMPAEEDNEALRAWRVNSWKNRIAPEGYAFPGDPRNFERDRYQTAVLSDLGKKLLGLEKW; this is encoded by the coding sequence ATGCAAATGACCCCAACCATGACTCCTACTATGATGGCCAATACTGCTCATAAAGATATTCCGGGCAACCCATCAACAGCAACAAGTAGCCACATAAGCCTCAACGACCGCTCCAATGGCCAGCCATTACGTGTATTGAGCGAAGACGATTGGAAATTTTGGATACATAATGGCTATATTATTATCAAAAATGCTATTTCTCGCGAGCAAGCCGAGCGTACAGCCACCTTTTTATGGGAATTTGAAGAAAAAGACCCTCATAATCCCGACACATGGTATACAGCTCCAAGAGCCGAAATGAAAATGAAAGAATTGGCAGGCAGTGGTATGGTCGAAGTATACAATCATCAATTACTTTGGGAAAACCGCCAAATGCAACGGGTTTATGATGCTTTTGTGGATGTTTGGGGTACCGAAAAACTCTGGGTAACTATCGACCGTGCCAATCTCAACTTCCCCATGAGGCCAAACCATGTGTTCAAAGGCTTTATTCACTGGGACTATGACCCCGAAACTCGTCCTCAAAATGTACAAGGTGTATTGGCTTTGGCCGACCAAACCGATGAGAATATGGGTGGATTTCAGTGTATTCCTGAGTTATTTAGAAATTATGATACATGGAAACTTACCCAACCCGAAGACCGAGATAGATTTAAACCTGATACTTCAGATTTTCAGGAAAAAATGGTAAAAGTAAAGCTAGAAGCTGGCGACCTACTGATATTCAACAGCTTACAACCACATGGCATTCGTCCCAACCTTACCCGAGACAAAGTACGAATAGCCCAATATATTTCGATGATGCCAGCCGAAGAAGATAATGAAGCCCTTCGTGCATGGAGGGTCAATTCTTGGAAAAATCGTATTGCTCCAGAAGGCTACGCTTTCCCTGGCGACCCTCGTAATTTTGAAAGAGATAGATACCAAACCGCTGTTTTGAGCGATTTAGGTAAAAAATTGCTAGGTTTAGAAAAATGGTAA
- a CDS encoding purple acid phosphatase family protein, protein MKVLYTVLIFTLLIGCKSMNNDTSIPPPSIMRILVLGDWGRYGQYAQKQVAQQMNNTAKNEPIDFVIATGDNFYEDGVKDLNDPHWQQSYEQIYTGDKIQKDWFVILGNHDYSGNPTAELNYHQINKRWNMPSRYYSFAKSLANNTSVRFIFLDTTPFINEHRNNSAKHSDILNQNTTAQLKWLDSTLYASKETWKIVIGHHPIYSAGTGRGNQPEMIDLIKPLLEKYKVQLYIAGHSHNSQYIKRPDSKVDYMVAAAGAYANDMVRPNPDLLFGTNQPSFSMLTITPTSLKSSIIDTTGTVVFHKEIIK, encoded by the coding sequence ATGAAAGTACTCTATACGGTACTCATTTTCACTTTGCTAATAGGATGTAAAAGTATGAACAACGATACAAGCATTCCACCTCCCAGTATTATGCGTATTTTGGTTCTTGGCGACTGGGGGCGCTACGGCCAATATGCCCAAAAGCAGGTAGCCCAACAAATGAATAATACCGCCAAAAATGAACCCATTGATTTTGTTATTGCTACTGGCGATAACTTTTATGAAGATGGTGTAAAGGACTTAAACGACCCCCACTGGCAGCAGTCTTACGAACAAATTTATACAGGCGACAAAATTCAGAAAGATTGGTTTGTTATTTTAGGGAATCACGATTATTCGGGCAACCCAACGGCAGAACTCAACTATCATCAAATCAATAAAAGATGGAATATGCCTAGTAGGTATTATTCTTTTGCCAAATCGTTAGCCAATAACACCTCTGTTCGTTTTATTTTCTTAGATACAACGCCATTTATTAACGAACATCGAAACAATAGTGCTAAACATTCAGATATATTAAATCAGAATACCACTGCTCAACTAAAATGGCTCGATAGTACGCTATATGCTAGTAAAGAAACATGGAAAATTGTGATAGGGCATCACCCTATTTATTCGGCAGGAACAGGCAGAGGAAATCAGCCAGAAATGATTGATTTGATTAAGCCCCTCTTAGAAAAGTACAAAGTACAGCTTTATATTGCTGGCCATAGCCACAATTCGCAATATATCAAACGCCCCGATAGTAAAGTGGATTATATGGTGGCAGCGGCAGGTGCTTATGCCAATGATATGGTCAGGCCCAACCCTGACTTGCTGTTTGGCACAAATCAGCCTAGTTTTTCTATGTTAACAATTACCCCAACTTCGCTTAAAAGCAGTATTATAGATACTACTGGTACGGTAGTATTTCACAAAGAAATAATCAAATAA
- a CDS encoding response regulator transcription factor: protein METIKILVVSRNESILQVVLRLINQNPDWQALGTESLEEALSLFAQIPFNLVLLGSGISEVEEQTLRQDLQKINPNVMVIQHYGGGSGLLACEIKYALETQKVLG from the coding sequence ATGGAAACTATCAAAATACTAGTTGTTAGCCGCAATGAGTCTATCTTGCAAGTCGTATTACGACTTATCAACCAGAATCCTGATTGGCAAGCATTGGGTACAGAATCGTTGGAAGAAGCCCTGAGCTTATTTGCCCAAATTCCTTTCAATTTAGTCTTGTTAGGCTCTGGTATTAGCGAAGTAGAAGAGCAAACCCTAAGACAAGATTTACAAAAAATCAATCCTAATGTTATGGTTATTCAGCATTATGGCGGAGGTAGTGGGCTACTTGCCTGCGAAATAAAGTACGCATTAGAAACCCAAAAGGTATTGGGGTAA
- a CDS encoding aldo/keto reductase — protein MQHQQLYTTLNNGIQMPLLGLGVYDMYQQEAEQAVSWALETGYRLIDTAAMYNNETEIGNAIRQSLVQRSDIFVTTKVHNDDQGFDPTLRAFDKSLQNLRIDYIDLYLVHWPIRATRKETWLALEKLYSEGRVKAIGVANYLIPFLDELQTYNSIVPAVNQVELSPYLFDKDLVEVCQNRKIQLQAYTPLVRGLRMNDPKLLAIATQYSKTPAQIILRWAIQHGISSIPKSANLKRLQENFNIFDFHISPENMSFLDGFNENLRVVEDPMDLF, from the coding sequence ATGCAACATCAACAATTATACACTACGCTCAACAATGGTATCCAAATGCCTTTGTTGGGTTTGGGTGTTTATGATATGTACCAACAAGAAGCCGAACAGGCCGTATCATGGGCTTTAGAAACAGGCTATAGACTAATAGACACGGCGGCTATGTACAACAACGAAACCGAAATAGGCAATGCCATCAGGCAAAGCTTGGTACAACGATCCGATATTTTTGTGACTACCAAAGTTCATAACGATGACCAAGGCTTTGACCCAACCTTGCGGGCATTTGATAAAAGTTTGCAAAATCTTCGTATCGACTATATCGACCTTTATCTGGTACATTGGCCTATTCGAGCTACACGCAAAGAAACATGGCTGGCACTCGAAAAGCTCTATAGCGAAGGGCGAGTAAAGGCTATTGGTGTAGCTAATTATTTAATCCCATTCTTGGATGAACTCCAAACGTATAATTCGATAGTTCCTGCTGTAAATCAGGTTGAGCTAAGTCCTTATTTGTTTGACAAAGATTTGGTAGAAGTCTGTCAAAATAGGAAAATACAGCTTCAGGCGTATACTCCGCTGGTACGAGGCTTACGCATGAACGACCCCAAATTACTGGCAATAGCCACACAGTACAGCAAAACACCTGCACAGATTATCTTGCGTTGGGCTATACAACATGGTATTTCGAGTATTCCTAAATCAGCTAATTTGAAAAGATTACAAGAAAATTTCAATATTTTCGATTTTCATATTAGCCCCGAAAATATGTCTTTTTTGGATGGATTTAATGAAAATTTGCGGGTTGTAGAAGACCCCATGGACCTTTTTTGA